In Papilio machaon chromosome W, ilPapMach1.1, whole genome shotgun sequence, a single genomic region encodes these proteins:
- the LOC123723345 gene encoding uncharacterized protein LOC123723345 — translation MGSPIAPVAANIFMEYYEEEALKHAPLKPRYWWRYVDDVFALVPRQAVTQLLNHLNDVHPKIHFTTEEENEGTLPFLDVLVKREPSGDLVHTVYRKPTHTDRYLRADSHHHPSQLSSVPRTLISHAIRLCDTQFLQAELTHVRHVLESNGYNWRQSYRIANTTSKPRPQVAERVPVYLPCMRGVTDKIGHLLRRRFSIRTIFRPMTQIKQLMRSPKDRDPLDSPGVYEIPCDCGKSYVGETGRNIKSRLSEHIRSMRKLDGNTSAVADHALNSGTSHYIRFDKVKVLARERNFVSRKLREAIEIGRRPNFNRDKGWALPRTWEPVLMNAARHNINSAEDDIVDIISTFCAPGNSNNNTNTALVSTSSTTPAPPAPPAPSRLALRAQARSHICRGRASGIPKEGAALSPGLPDRTCTPGRL, via the exons ATGGGCTCGCCAATAGCACCAGTTGCGGCTAATATATTTATGGAATACTACGAGGAGGAGGCGTTGAAGCATGCACCTCTTAAACCCAGATACTGGTGGAGATACGTAGACGACGTGTTCGCTTTAGTTCCCAGACAAGCCGTCACTCAACTACTAAACCATTTGAACGACGTACATCCAAAAATCCATTTTACTACGGAGGAGGAAAATGAAGGAACTCTCCCATTTTTGGACGTACTAGTGAAGAGGGAACCTAGTGGTGATCTAGTACATACCGTGTATAGAAAGCCTACACACACGGATCGGTACTTGAGGGCGGACTCTCATCACCATCCATCTCAGCTATCTTCAGTGCCGCGCACGCTTATAAGTCACGCAATACGTTTATGCGACACTCAATTCCTGCAGGCTGAATTGACGCACGTACGGCACGTATTAGAGAGCAATGGATACAACTGGCGACAGAGTTACCGAATAGCGAACACGACCAGCAAACCACGGCCTCAGGTTGCAGAGCGGGTCCCGGTCTATTTACCATGTATGCGAGGGGTTACGGACAAAATTGGACACCTGTTACGCCGTAGGTTCAGCATCAGGACAATTTTCCGCCCAATGACACAGATCAAACAACTTATGCGATCTCCAAAGGACCGGGATCCCCTAGATAGTCCTGGTGTCTACGAGATCCCGTGCGACTGTGGTAAAAGTTACGTCGGCGAAACGGGGCGCAATATAAAGTCGAGACTCTCTGAGCATATCCGCAGTATGCGTAAATTAGACGGCAACACCTCGGCGGTTGCGGATCACGCCCTTAACTCCGGAACCTCGCATTATATTAGGTTCGACAAAGTTAAAGTGCTGGCCCGTGAGAGGAACTTCGTGTCTCGGAAGCTTCGGGAGGCTATTGAAATAGGTCGTCGACCTAATTTCAACAGAGACAAGGGGTGGGCTCTGCCGCGTACATGGGAACCCGTCTTAATGAACGCGGCGCGACACAACATCAACAGTGCTGAAGACGATATTGTGGATATAATCAGTACATTTTGTGCCCCCGGAAACTCTAATAACAACACCAACACTGCTTTGGTATCAACCTCGTCAACGACGCcggcgccccccgcgccccccgcccccTCAAGACTCGCCCTAAGAGCGCAGGCGcgca GTCACATCTGCCGCGGTCGTGCATCGGGCATTCCAAAAGAAGGTGCTGCACTGTCTCCGGGATTGCCGGATCGCACATGCACGCCGGGTCGTCTTTAA